AGTCCGCCCTGCTCACCACGGGAGAGGCGATCTCCTCGTCGCTCACCATGACACTGCAGTTGGCGGTGCCGCCGCGCATCTCCGGCCCGTAGGAAGGGATCCACGTGACGTGGCGTCCTTCGTACATGGCCGTGTAGGCCACGAGCTGCCCCAGCGTGAGCACTCCCTGCCCGCCGAACCCGGCGGCGAGAAGGCTCCTGAAGAATTCTGCCATGATGCGGATCGCCTCCTTACTCCGGTACCTTGATGTCCCCGAGGGGATAGTAGGGGATCATCTTCTCTTCCACCCAGTTCGCTGCGTCGGCGGGGCGCATGCCCCAGTTGGTGGGACAGGTGGAGAGCATCTCCACGAAGGAAAAGCCCTTCCGGTCGATCTGGGTCTGAAAGGCCCGCTTCACCGCCGCCGCAGCCTTGCCCACGTACTTAGGCTTGGCCACGGAGACCCGGGTGATGTAGGCTGGGGCCGCGAGGGTGGCGAGCAATTCCGCCACGCGCATGGGGTAGCCGTTCACGCCGGGGTCGCGTCCCAGAGGGCAGGTGGTGGCCTTCTGCTGCAAAAGCGTGGTGGGGGCCATTTGCCCTCCTGTCATGCCGTAGATGGCATTGTTGATGAAGATCACCGTGATGAGCTCTCCCCGGTTGGCGGCGTGGACGATCTCCGCCATGCCGATGGAGGCCAGGTCGCCGTCCCCCTGATAGGTGAACCCCACCATGTCGGGACGGATGCGCTTCACCGCCGAGGCCACCGCCGGAGCCCTGCCATGGGCGGCCTCGTACATGTCGGTATCGATGTAGTTGTAGAGGAACACAGAGCACCCCACGGGAGCGACTCCGAAGGTTTTCTTCTGAATGCCGAGTTCGTCGATGACCTCCGCCACCAGTCTGTGGGCGATGCCGTGAGTACACCCCGGGCAGTAGTGGGTTGGCACATCCGACATGGATTTCGGGCGCTCGAAAATCTTGGTCTCTTTCATGACGTCCCCTCCCGGCCTACTTGCCCGTGATCTCGCGGATCCGGGCCTCGATCTCGTCCACCGAGGGCGCGATGCCGCCCACGCGTCCGCAGAAATGCACGGGAACGGTCCTGCCGACGCCGATCCTGACGTCGTCGATCATCTGACCGCAGCTCATCTCCACCACCAGCACGTCCTTCACGCTCCGGGGGAGATTCTCGAAGGGCGCGTAGGGGAAGGGATAGACCGAAATGGGGCGGATCATTCCCACTCGGAGCCCCTCCTTGCGGAGTTCGTTGATGGCGGACCGGGCGATGCGTGCCGTGGTACCGTAGGCGGCGAGCACGATCTCCGCGTCGTCCGTCCTGTAGCTCTCGTAACGTACCTCGTTCTTCTCCATCTCGCGGTACTTGGCCTGGAGCTTCATGTTGTGCCGCTCCAGCTCCTCCGGATCGAGGTAGAGGCTCTTCACCAACGCCCGGGTTCCGCGCCGCTCCATGTAACCCACGGCCCAATCCCTCTTGTCGGGAAGCTCCATGGGTTCGGGGGTGCGGAACTCCACCGCTTCCATCATCTGCCCCATGAAGCCGTCGCCCAGGATCATCACGGGGTTTTTATACTTTTCCGCCAGGTCGAAGGCGAGCATGGTGAGATCCACCCCCTCCTGGAGGGTGCTGGGGGCGAGGACGAGGAGCCGGTAGTCGCCGTGACCGCCACCGCGGGTGGCCTGGAAGTAGTCCGACTGGGCGGGAAGGATGCTCCCGAGCCCAGGGCCGCCCCGGACGATGTTCATGAGCACGCAAGGCAGCTCCGCTCCGGCGATGTAGCTGATTCCCTCGGACATGAGAGAAATCCCCGGACTCGACGAGGAGGTCATCACCCGTTCTCCCGTTCCGGCGCCGCCGAAGATCATATTGATCGCCGCCACTTCGCTCTCCGCCTGGAGATACACCCCACCGACCTCGGGAAGCCGCCTGGACATGTACTCGGGAATCTCGTTCTGGGGGGTGATGGGATAGCCGAAGAAATACCTGCACCCAGCACGAATCGCCGCCTCCGCCAGGGCCTCATTTCCCTTCATCAGGACACGTTCGCTCATCGTCGCGTTCACCTCGCATCCTCGTCGATCCGGAAGACTTCGATCGCCACATCGGGGCACGTGAGCGCGCACATGCGACAGGCGATGCACCCTTCGGCGAACTGCTCCGCGGGCCGATATCCCTTGTCGTTGATCCTGTCGGAAATGCGCAGAACGCTCTTCGGACAGGCCGCAACACACAGGCCGCAGCTCTTGCACCGATCCTCGATCACCGTAATTCGCCCTTTAGGCATCCACCACACCTCTCTCCCATGGCAGAAGAATACGCCGCTTC
Above is a genomic segment from Aminiphilus circumscriptus DSM 16581 containing:
- a CDS encoding thiamine pyrophosphate-dependent enzyme, with protein sequence MKETKIFERPKSMSDVPTHYCPGCTHGIAHRLVAEVIDELGIQKKTFGVAPVGCSVFLYNYIDTDMYEAAHGRAPAVASAVKRIRPDMVGFTYQGDGDLASIGMAEIVHAANRGELITVIFINNAIYGMTGGQMAPTTLLQQKATTCPLGRDPGVNGYPMRVAELLATLAAPAYITRVSVAKPKYVGKAAAAVKRAFQTQIDRKGFSFVEMLSTCPTNWGMRPADAANWVEEKMIPYYPLGDIKVPE
- a CDS encoding 3-methyl-2-oxobutanoate dehydrogenase subunit VorB, with the protein product MSERVLMKGNEALAEAAIRAGCRYFFGYPITPQNEIPEYMSRRLPEVGGVYLQAESEVAAINMIFGGAGTGERVMTSSSSPGISLMSEGISYIAGAELPCVLMNIVRGGPGLGSILPAQSDYFQATRGGGHGDYRLLVLAPSTLQEGVDLTMLAFDLAEKYKNPVMILGDGFMGQMMEAVEFRTPEPMELPDKRDWAVGYMERRGTRALVKSLYLDPEELERHNMKLQAKYREMEKNEVRYESYRTDDAEIVLAAYGTTARIARSAINELRKEGLRVGMIRPISVYPFPYAPFENLPRSVKDVLVVEMSCGQMIDDVRIGVGRTVPVHFCGRVGGIAPSVDEIEARIREITGK
- a CDS encoding 4Fe-4S dicluster domain-containing protein; this encodes MPKGRITVIEDRCKSCGLCVAACPKSVLRISDRINDKGYRPAEQFAEGCIACRMCALTCPDVAIEVFRIDEDAR